In a genomic window of Salegentibacter salegens:
- a CDS encoding NUDIX hydrolase yields the protein MDFQDFKDRIPKLKKIVLPGEKAHHKLVPGNRIEEMRNLDIDSLKPNKAGVMAVFYPDNFGKTHLVLILRKTYKGVHSNQIGFPGGRVEPEDENLQQTALRETEEEVGIPRNNIEVIRALTRLYIPPSNFWVQPYLGLLEKTPNLVPQESEVERILEVDLDHFLDHSNFVKQELSTSYSSNMIVPAFRLNEQIVWGATGMMLSEIREIFRKSF from the coding sequence ATGGATTTTCAGGATTTTAAAGATAGGATACCAAAATTAAAAAAAATTGTCCTTCCGGGAGAAAAGGCGCATCATAAATTAGTGCCAGGCAACCGCATTGAGGAGATGAGAAATCTTGATATTGACAGTCTTAAGCCTAATAAAGCAGGGGTTATGGCTGTATTTTATCCCGATAATTTTGGGAAAACCCACCTGGTTTTAATTCTAAGAAAAACTTATAAAGGCGTTCATTCTAATCAAATAGGATTTCCGGGTGGCCGCGTAGAGCCTGAAGACGAGAACCTGCAACAAACCGCTTTACGCGAAACTGAAGAGGAAGTAGGAATTCCCAGGAATAATATTGAAGTAATAAGAGCGCTTACCCGCTTGTATATCCCGCCAAGTAATTTCTGGGTGCAACCTTATTTAGGTTTGCTGGAAAAAACTCCGAATTTGGTTCCGCAGGAAAGCGAAGTAGAGCGCATTTTAGAGGTAGATTTAGATCATTTTTTAGATCATTCTAATTTTGTAAAACAGGAGTTGAGCACAAGTTACTCAAGTAATATGATTGTTCCTGCATTTAGATTAAACGAACAAATTGTTTGGGGAGCTACGGGAATGATGCTGAGTGAGATTCGGGAAATTTTTAGAAAAAGCTTTTAA
- a CDS encoding tRNA pseudouridine synthase A, which translates to MQPKRYFYLIKIQYLGYRLHGWQKQPNVKTVEELITKTLRYVMPAEKFKILGTSRTDAMVSAQESAFELFLDYKPLSDFEEFLKEFNLNLPQDIRALSITEVDSKFNIIQHPKLKEYAYLFSFGDKNHPFCAPLMANFQFDLDIELMKKGAKLFEGKHQFRNYCVRVSENSTFEREIIKSELVENTEITASFFPEKSYIFHIHSAGFLRHQVRLMMGALLQLGKGELSLEDIENSLKVGVEMQMDYIVPASGLLLNKIGLEDF; encoded by the coding sequence TTGCAACCCAAACGCTATTTTTACCTTATTAAAATTCAGTATTTAGGTTACCGTTTACACGGCTGGCAAAAACAGCCCAATGTAAAAACGGTAGAAGAGTTAATCACAAAAACTCTGCGATATGTGATGCCTGCTGAAAAGTTTAAAATTTTAGGAACCAGTAGAACAGATGCTATGGTTTCAGCGCAGGAATCGGCGTTTGAGTTGTTTTTAGATTATAAACCGCTTTCAGATTTTGAAGAATTTTTAAAGGAATTTAATCTGAATTTACCCCAGGATATAAGAGCACTTTCTATAACTGAAGTAGATTCGAAATTTAATATCATTCAGCATCCAAAACTTAAGGAGTATGCCTATTTATTTAGTTTCGGGGACAAAAACCATCCTTTTTGCGCGCCTTTAATGGCTAATTTTCAATTTGATCTTGATATTGAATTGATGAAAAAAGGAGCAAAACTTTTTGAAGGAAAACACCAATTTAGGAATTACTGTGTGCGGGTTTCAGAAAACAGCACTTTTGAAAGGGAAATTATAAAATCGGAATTAGTAGAGAATACCGAAATAACCGCCAGTTTTTTCCCTGAAAAATCTTATATTTTTCATATTCACAGCGCCGGATTCCTAAGACACCAGGTTAGGTTAATGATGGGCGCTTTACTGCAGCTTGGCAAAGGGGAATTGAGCTTAGAAGATATTGAAAACAGCTTAAAAGTTGGTGTAGAAATGCAAATGGATTATATAGTACCGGCTTCAGGATTGCTTTTAAATAAAATTGGGCTGGAAGATTTTTAA
- a CDS encoding lysophospholipid acyltransferase family protein, which yields MGLFKRNPFGHFLFLKKWLIRIFGLLSHRRYRGYNELSIEGSDIIKNLPDNNVLFVSNHQTYFADVTAMFHVFNASLSGRVDSIKNVGYIWQPKLNIYYVAAKETMNAGLIYRIMAYAGAVSVERTWRAKGEEVERKVNPDDTKNIGMALEDGWVITFPQGTTKPFKPIRKGTAHIIKQYKPIVIPIVIDGFRRSFDKKGIRIKKRGILQTMQVKEPLEIDYENESIEDIVNKLEYAIEQHSSFLKVIPSEAIKEMEELNKKREY from the coding sequence ATGGGATTATTTAAAAGAAATCCATTTGGACATTTTTTATTTCTGAAAAAGTGGCTTATCCGTATCTTCGGATTACTTAGCCACCGCCGTTATCGCGGCTATAATGAACTTAGTATTGAAGGCTCAGATATCATTAAAAACCTTCCCGATAATAATGTACTTTTTGTTTCCAATCATCAAACCTATTTTGCCGATGTTACCGCCATGTTTCACGTTTTTAACGCAAGCTTAAGCGGAAGGGTAGATTCCATTAAAAACGTAGGTTATATCTGGCAGCCAAAACTTAATATATATTATGTAGCGGCCAAAGAAACGATGAATGCCGGATTGATTTATAGAATTATGGCTTACGCGGGAGCCGTTAGCGTAGAAAGGACCTGGCGTGCAAAAGGCGAAGAAGTTGAACGAAAAGTAAATCCAGACGATACAAAGAATATTGGAATGGCCCTGGAAGACGGCTGGGTAATAACTTTCCCCCAGGGAACTACCAAACCTTTTAAACCCATTAGAAAAGGAACGGCGCATATTATAAAGCAATATAAACCTATTGTGATTCCTATTGTGATAGACGGATTTAGACGCTCTTTTGATAAAAAAGGGATTAGGATCAAGAAGCGCGGTATTTTACAAACTATGCAGGTTAAGGAACCGCTTGAAATAGATTATGAAAATGAGTCTATAGAAGATATTGTAAATAAACTCGAATATGCCATTGAGCAGCACTCTTCTTTCCTCAAGGTTATTCCTTCTGAAGCGATTAAGGAAATGGAAGAATTAAACAAGAAAAGGGAATATTAG
- a CDS encoding DUF4350 domain-containing protein: MGKTSKLFFGFFLLLVIFLTYLEATEPEPVNWTPSYMSDDKIPLGSFVFYESWKNNKNWEFEEIAIPPFEKLSDSLGNGTYFFLNNSAFFDQDELHKLLDWVSIGNELFISARSISPELLDTLQLETRVFIPKNDLSSKPQLNFKNSVLKSETYFKFKNEFSSLFFHQKDSAKIEILGEINIQEDDKNKQANFIKSNFGKGQIYLHTTPEAFGNYFLLTGQNYKYAENILAYVNKEKPVFLDNYYKAGKTFYSSPLYILLSNNRLKWAYYFLLAGCVLFIIFEGKRKQRAIPVVNPLKNQSYEYAKTVGDLYLEEKEYGELITKKISLFLEYIRIHYKIPTKTIDEEFHTLLASKSGNNITSGKKLFAKIEKFSNNTNAGKSEFYELSEAINNFKSHSNGKPRK, translated from the coding sequence ATGGGTAAAACATCAAAACTGTTTTTCGGCTTTTTTCTGCTACTGGTTATTTTCCTAACCTACCTCGAGGCTACAGAACCGGAGCCGGTAAACTGGACACCCAGCTATATGAGTGATGATAAAATCCCACTGGGAAGTTTTGTTTTTTATGAAAGCTGGAAAAATAACAAAAACTGGGAATTTGAGGAAATTGCCATCCCACCGTTCGAGAAACTTTCTGACAGCCTGGGAAATGGCACTTATTTCTTTCTGAATAATTCTGCATTTTTTGATCAGGACGAATTACACAAATTGCTTGATTGGGTCTCTATAGGAAATGAACTTTTTATTTCTGCAAGAAGCATTAGTCCTGAGTTGTTGGATACGCTTCAGTTAGAAACCAGGGTTTTTATTCCAAAAAACGATCTTAGCTCCAAACCACAGTTGAATTTTAAAAATTCAGTTTTAAAAAGTGAAACCTATTTTAAGTTTAAAAATGAATTTTCTTCACTTTTCTTTCATCAAAAAGACAGTGCCAAAATTGAGATCCTGGGAGAAATAAATATTCAGGAAGACGATAAAAACAAACAGGCTAATTTTATAAAATCAAATTTTGGAAAAGGGCAAATTTACCTTCATACTACTCCTGAGGCCTTTGGGAATTACTTTTTACTTACCGGCCAAAATTATAAATATGCTGAAAATATCTTAGCTTACGTCAATAAAGAAAAACCGGTATTTTTGGATAATTATTATAAAGCTGGAAAAACCTTTTATTCCTCACCGCTTTATATCCTGCTCAGCAATAACCGACTTAAATGGGCGTACTATTTCTTGCTGGCCGGCTGTGTTTTGTTCATTATTTTTGAAGGAAAGAGAAAACAAAGGGCTATCCCTGTAGTAAATCCTTTAAAGAACCAAAGTTACGAATATGCAAAAACCGTGGGAGATCTTTATTTAGAAGAAAAGGAATACGGAGAATTAATCACGAAAAAAATCAGTTTATTTTTAGAATATATCAGGATTCATTATAAGATTCCAACCAAAACCATAGACGAAGAATTCCATACCTTACTCGCATCAAAATCTGGAAATAATATTACTTCCGGCAAGAAGCTTTTTGCGAAAATTGAGAAGTTTTCAAACAATACAAATGCCGGTAAAAGTGAGTTTTACGAACTTTCTGAGGCAATAAATAATTTTAAATCACATTCCAATGGAAAACCAAGAAAATAA
- a CDS encoding peptidylprolyl isomerase — protein MKNPLAFVYLFLILFFASCEDKESSSKNTSEKPLDKEEVTQKTSKLDSLRAKYSKTEEPSYQSDSIKSNEEFPIAQEELIPFLTQYGKENPETRVRIITSFGNIEVELFRDTPLHRANFIMLVKENYFNSTFFHRVAPGFVIQGGNSDNTATPRKRSQIGDYLIPNEFEAGHKHTYGAFSAAKYSEQNVSKASSPFEFFIVIKENGTPHLNNDHTVFGRVTKGMDVAEKIVLVETGQSEWPIDNVEMDVEIID, from the coding sequence ATGAAAAACCCGCTTGCTTTCGTTTATCTTTTTCTAATTCTTTTTTTTGCAAGTTGTGAAGATAAGGAATCTTCCAGTAAAAATACTTCGGAAAAGCCTTTAGATAAAGAAGAAGTTACTCAAAAAACCTCCAAATTAGATTCACTGAGAGCGAAATACAGTAAAACAGAAGAACCCTCCTACCAAAGTGATTCTATTAAAAGCAACGAAGAGTTTCCCATTGCGCAGGAAGAACTAATCCCTTTTTTAACTCAATACGGCAAGGAAAACCCTGAAACCCGGGTGAGAATCATTACCAGTTTTGGGAATATTGAAGTAGAACTTTTTAGAGATACTCCCCTGCACCGGGCCAATTTTATAATGCTGGTAAAAGAAAATTATTTTAACAGCACCTTTTTTCACCGTGTTGCTCCGGGATTTGTAATTCAGGGCGGAAATTCAGATAATACGGCCACACCCCGAAAACGTTCACAAATTGGAGATTACTTAATTCCCAATGAATTTGAGGCTGGGCATAAACATACTTATGGAGCTTTTTCTGCAGCAAAGTATAGCGAGCAAAATGTGAGTAAAGCTTCCTCTCCTTTTGAGTTTTTTATCGTAATAAAGGAAAACGGAACTCCGCATTTAAATAACGATCACACCGTTTTTGGACGAGTTACCAAAGGCATGGATGTAGCTGAAAAAATTGTCCTGGTAGAAACCGGGCAATCTGAATGGCCAATTGATAACGTAGAGATGGACGTTGAAATAATTGATTAA
- a CDS encoding AAA family ATPase — protein sequence MENQENKETESLDFDSRIPLDDLKEAVSRLKNQLAKVIVGQNDFVELLIAGLLSNGHVLIEGVPGVAKTLTAKLFAKSLDTNFSRIQFTPDLMPSDVLGTSILNAQKGEFEFKPGPIFSNIILIDEINRAPAKTQAALFEVMEERQITIDGVQHDLEAPFMVLATQNPIEQEGTYALPEAQLDRFLFKIQVDYPKLEEEVDILKTHHNRKGVLPVSQIEAVLNPENLNELKNQIQEIIVEEKLMHYIASIVGKTRNHSHIYLGASPRASIAVMNASKAFAAINGRDFVIPEDIKKALNPVLAHRLIISPDREMEGITAKEVIEMISQSVEIPR from the coding sequence ATGGAAAACCAAGAAAATAAAGAAACAGAATCCTTAGATTTTGATAGTCGCATTCCGCTAGACGATCTTAAAGAGGCCGTTTCAAGATTAAAAAACCAGCTTGCCAAAGTAATTGTTGGCCAAAACGATTTTGTGGAATTATTGATTGCCGGCCTACTTTCTAACGGTCACGTGCTAATTGAAGGTGTTCCCGGCGTTGCCAAAACCTTAACCGCAAAACTATTCGCTAAAAGCCTGGATACTAATTTTAGTAGAATTCAGTTTACACCAGATTTGATGCCGAGCGATGTACTGGGAACTTCAATTTTAAATGCTCAAAAAGGTGAATTTGAGTTTAAACCCGGACCTATTTTTTCTAATATTATTCTAATAGACGAAATTAACCGTGCACCTGCAAAAACACAGGCCGCATTGTTTGAAGTTATGGAAGAACGCCAAATTACCATAGACGGTGTTCAACATGATTTGGAAGCCCCTTTTATGGTTTTGGCCACACAAAATCCTATTGAGCAGGAAGGAACCTATGCCTTGCCTGAAGCCCAATTAGACCGGTTTTTATTTAAAATTCAGGTAGATTATCCTAAACTTGAGGAGGAAGTTGATATTTTAAAAACGCATCATAATAGAAAAGGTGTCTTGCCAGTTTCCCAAATTGAAGCCGTATTAAATCCTGAAAACCTAAACGAGTTAAAAAACCAGATCCAGGAAATAATCGTAGAAGAAAAGCTGATGCATTACATTGCCAGTATTGTAGGTAAAACGCGTAATCATTCGCACATTTACCTGGGCGCTTCTCCCCGGGCTTCTATCGCGGTAATGAACGCTTCTAAAGCGTTTGCCGCAATTAACGGAAGAGATTTTGTAATTCCTGAAGATATTAAAAAAGCTCTAAATCCTGTTTTGGCCCATAGACTTATTATTAGTCCAGATCGTGAAATGGAAGGGATTACTGCCAAAGAAGTGATAGAAATGATCTCGCAATCTGTAGAAATTCCACGTTAG
- the recQ gene encoding DNA helicase RecQ, with the protein MENTRVLHTLKEYFGFDSFRPLQKKIIDSVFEGKDNLVIMPTGGGKSICYQLPAILLPEITLVISPLIALMKDQVDGLTANGVPAAFLNSSQTESQQQEIFKKIDSKELKLLYVAPESLQFVDRFMSDGKISLIAVDEAHCISSWGHDFRPAYTQLGYLKNRFPNTPMIALTATADKATREDICRQLNIPNAEKHIASFDRKNLILDVRPGIKRFEQITNFVKTRKKESGIIYCLSRKNTEEIAAKLQRKGFEAEAYHAGLPAEKRIEIQDNFINDNSKIICATIAFGMGIDKSNIRWVIHYNMPKNLEGYYQEIGRAGRDGLPSDTMLFHSYADVVQLQKFASNSGNEEVQLAKLDRMKQYSEALSCRRKILLSYFGELKQEDCGNCDICKNPPQFFDGTVIAQKALSCIFRLKENEPITVLIDVLRGSQNEAVFSKNYQEIKTFGIGKDISWHHWQQYIIQLINLGYVEIAFHRGNNLQLTALAKNVLFEGEKVQLAEVPDRKKLKRREETEVSEKTSDNSLFEKLRQLRLKIAREEEIPAYLIFNDATLKEMEKSRPMTDDEFLQINGVGRQKMQDYGYDFIKEIIAFSKKKRSTKKRKKANTYKATLHLLNEGLSLEEIAKKRELATTTVYSHLAKLYAENEAVDPMKYISKADFKAIEKAKAELKNPEGLKPYFEHFEEAIDYGTIRLALAVLEKEEAEV; encoded by the coding sequence ATGGAAAATACCCGGGTTTTACATACACTTAAAGAATATTTTGGATTTGATAGTTTTAGACCGCTTCAAAAAAAGATCATCGATTCGGTTTTTGAAGGAAAAGACAACCTGGTGATTATGCCCACCGGTGGCGGAAAATCTATTTGCTACCAGCTTCCTGCTATTTTACTTCCTGAAATTACCCTGGTGATTTCACCGCTTATCGCCTTGATGAAAGACCAGGTAGACGGACTTACCGCTAATGGTGTTCCTGCAGCATTTTTAAATAGTAGCCAGACTGAAAGCCAGCAACAGGAAATCTTTAAAAAAATTGATTCCAAAGAATTAAAACTGCTTTACGTTGCTCCAGAAAGTTTACAGTTTGTAGACCGTTTTATGAGCGATGGCAAAATAAGTTTGATCGCCGTAGATGAGGCGCATTGTATCTCCAGCTGGGGGCACGATTTTAGACCGGCGTATACGCAATTGGGCTATTTAAAAAACCGCTTCCCCAATACCCCAATGATCGCGCTAACCGCTACAGCCGATAAAGCTACACGAGAAGATATTTGCCGACAATTAAATATTCCAAACGCCGAAAAACACATCGCTTCTTTTGATAGAAAGAACCTTATCCTGGACGTTCGCCCGGGAATTAAGCGTTTTGAACAAATCACCAACTTTGTAAAAACCCGAAAAAAAGAAAGCGGAATTATCTATTGCCTAAGCCGAAAAAACACCGAGGAAATTGCTGCAAAGCTACAACGTAAAGGTTTTGAAGCTGAAGCTTATCACGCCGGTTTACCTGCGGAAAAGCGTATTGAAATTCAGGATAATTTTATCAACGATAATTCAAAAATTATTTGTGCAACCATCGCTTTTGGGATGGGTATCGATAAATCAAACATTCGCTGGGTAATTCATTATAATATGCCCAAGAACCTGGAAGGCTATTACCAGGAAATTGGTCGTGCCGGGCGTGACGGTCTTCCTTCCGATACTATGCTTTTTCATAGTTATGCCGATGTTGTGCAGTTGCAAAAATTCGCTTCCAATTCTGGAAACGAAGAAGTACAGCTTGCAAAACTGGACCGGATGAAACAATATTCTGAAGCCTTAAGTTGCCGTAGAAAAATTCTACTGAGCTATTTTGGCGAATTAAAACAGGAAGATTGTGGCAACTGTGATATTTGTAAGAATCCGCCACAGTTTTTTGACGGAACTGTGATCGCTCAAAAAGCGCTCTCGTGTATTTTCAGGCTAAAAGAAAACGAACCAATCACTGTTTTAATAGACGTTTTACGAGGTTCACAGAATGAAGCTGTTTTTAGTAAGAATTATCAGGAGATAAAAACCTTTGGAATTGGAAAAGATATTTCCTGGCATCACTGGCAGCAATATATTATTCAGCTTATCAATCTTGGGTATGTAGAAATAGCTTTTCACCGGGGCAATAATTTACAACTCACCGCATTGGCAAAAAACGTACTTTTTGAAGGCGAAAAAGTACAGCTTGCTGAAGTACCAGACCGTAAAAAACTGAAGCGCCGGGAAGAAACAGAAGTTTCAGAAAAAACTTCAGATAATTCCCTTTTTGAAAAACTAAGGCAGTTACGTTTAAAAATTGCTCGTGAAGAAGAAATTCCCGCTTACCTCATCTTTAACGATGCCACTTTAAAAGAAATGGAAAAATCCCGCCCTATGACCGATGATGAATTCCTTCAAATTAATGGCGTGGGAAGACAAAAAATGCAGGATTACGGGTACGATTTTATAAAGGAAATCATCGCTTTTAGTAAAAAAAAACGCAGCACTAAAAAACGTAAAAAAGCAAATACGTACAAAGCAACCCTGCATTTATTAAATGAAGGTTTAAGCCTGGAAGAAATTGCCAAAAAACGAGAGCTTGCGACTACCACAGTTTATTCGCATTTAGCAAAATTATATGCCGAAAATGAAGCAGTAGATCCTATGAAATATATTTCTAAAGCTGATTTTAAAGCAATTGAAAAGGCAAAAGCTGAACTTAAAAATCCCGAAGGTCTAAAACCATATTTCGAACATTTTGAAGAAGCAATAGATTATGGCACAATCAGACTCGCTTTAGCGGTTTTAGAAAAAGAAGAAGCAGAGGTTTAA
- a CDS encoding RDD family protein yields the protein MDNFQIETAQNISINQNVASVGDRILAFIVDAFIIGLYIVISSLALAGTGLDAAGQWVYYLVMGLPSLLYYLLWESLYNGQTPGKAALQIRVVKLDGSRPAFAEYLIRWLLRFIDISMSSGAIAVVTILLNGKGQRLGDLAAKTTVISEKPRTNLNRSLAVDVPEGYEPKYPQVSILKDTDVQNIKNLYQTARRNHNHRLILSLSEKLSELLETQPKESPMEFIQQVITDYNYYTQRA from the coding sequence ATGGATAATTTTCAAATTGAAACCGCTCAAAATATAAGTATTAATCAGAATGTTGCAAGTGTGGGCGATCGCATCCTTGCTTTTATCGTAGATGCGTTTATAATTGGGTTATATATAGTGATAAGTTCGCTGGCACTTGCCGGTACAGGATTAGATGCGGCAGGGCAGTGGGTCTATTACCTGGTTATGGGTTTACCTTCTCTCTTATATTATTTATTATGGGAGAGTTTATATAACGGCCAAACCCCCGGAAAAGCCGCTTTACAGATTAGAGTGGTGAAATTAGATGGCAGCAGGCCTGCTTTTGCCGAATATCTAATAAGGTGGTTGTTACGGTTTATTGATATTTCTATGAGTAGTGGCGCTATCGCTGTTGTCACCATTTTATTAAACGGAAAAGGGCAGCGGCTGGGCGATCTTGCCGCTAAAACTACGGTGATTTCTGAAAAACCAAGAACAAATTTAAACCGAAGTTTGGCTGTAGATGTTCCTGAAGGCTACGAACCAAAATATCCACAGGTGAGTATTTTAAAAGATACCGATGTGCAGAATATTAAAAATCTTTACCAAACCGCGAGAAGAAACCATAATCACCGACTTATTTTATCGCTTTCAGAAAAACTATCAGAATTACTGGAAACTCAACCCAAAGAATCCCCAATGGAATTTATACAGCAGGTGATTACCGATTATAATTATTATACCCAACGAGCTTAA
- a CDS encoding DUF4129 domain-containing protein, translated as MIKVLLLFSFIFFGNLLPQEQAIADSTEMIQDSSEKTLEKVDFDAEKIEAYKADKAFDYLEKIEEDSWWTRLKRWINLKWNAFLQWLFGDYQTNAFWSAVLSALPYILLILVLGLITWLFIRLNPGNAVMAEPITGKVNFQQEEELVKSADISSLIQKAIQQENYRLAVRYLYLKSLRLLDQKEHISYRFQKTNEDYINEIKNTEIKEQFTKITRLYDFIWYGDFELSHERFEKVNREFTQMENSLKPENNG; from the coding sequence ATGATAAAAGTCTTACTCCTTTTCAGTTTTATTTTCTTCGGAAATTTACTTCCGCAAGAGCAAGCGATTGCTGATTCTACGGAAATGATTCAGGATTCTTCTGAAAAAACCCTGGAAAAAGTTGATTTTGATGCTGAAAAAATTGAAGCTTATAAAGCTGATAAAGCTTTTGATTATTTAGAAAAGATTGAAGAAGATTCCTGGTGGACGCGTTTAAAACGATGGATTAACCTTAAATGGAATGCCTTTTTACAATGGCTTTTTGGAGATTACCAAACCAACGCGTTTTGGAGTGCTGTGCTTTCAGCTTTACCTTACATTTTGCTAATCTTAGTCCTGGGATTAATTACCTGGCTATTTATTCGTTTAAATCCCGGGAATGCTGTTATGGCCGAACCAATTACCGGAAAAGTAAACTTTCAGCAAGAAGAAGAACTTGTTAAATCGGCTGATATTTCGTCTTTGATTCAAAAAGCCATTCAGCAGGAAAATTACCGTTTGGCGGTTAGGTATTTATATTTAAAAAGCCTGCGCTTACTGGACCAGAAAGAGCATATTTCTTATAGATTTCAAAAAACAAATGAGGATTATATCAATGAAATAAAAAATACCGAAATAAAAGAGCAGTTCACAAAAATCACCCGACTTTACGATTTTATCTGGTATGGAGATTTTGAACTTTCGCATGAACGTTTTGAAAAAGTAAACCGGGAATTCACCCAAATGGAAAACAGTTTAAAACCGGAAAATAATGGGTAA
- a CDS encoding stage II sporulation protein M, whose amino-acid sequence MREAAFVKQNKDKWLKFESLLQNKNILQPEQLSNIYIEISDHLSYSRTFYPKSNTTTYLNQLAASAHQKIYKNKKESQNRFITFFTREFPLFFYKFQKQLLLSFLIFALFSAAGAFSAASDHTFVRSILGDAYVNMTLQNIAEGDPMAVYKKMSETDMFLGITINNIRVSLMAFSMGILAGIGTVFILMQNAVMLGSFQYFFYDQGLLWESARTIWIHGTIEISVIIIAGCAGLVVGKSILFPGTYTRLTSFVNGVKNGLKIVISTIPFFIIAGFLEGFVTRLTQMPDWLAILIILSSLALILFYYIFYPIFLHKKQQIHEAGLY is encoded by the coding sequence ATGCGAGAGGCTGCATTTGTGAAGCAAAATAAGGATAAATGGCTTAAATTTGAAAGCCTGCTTCAAAATAAAAATATACTGCAACCAGAGCAGCTCTCTAATATTTATATTGAAATTAGTGATCATTTAAGCTATTCCAGGACGTTTTATCCTAAAAGCAACACAACCACTTATTTAAACCAGTTAGCCGCTTCAGCGCACCAAAAGATTTATAAGAATAAAAAGGAATCTCAAAACCGGTTTATCACGTTTTTTACCAGGGAATTTCCGTTGTTCTTTTATAAATTTCAGAAACAATTACTGCTTAGCTTTCTAATTTTCGCACTTTTTTCAGCAGCAGGTGCTTTTTCGGCAGCATCAGATCATACTTTTGTGCGAAGCATTTTAGGCGATGCTTATGTGAATATGACGCTGCAAAATATTGCCGAAGGCGATCCTATGGCGGTTTATAAAAAAATGTCTGAAACCGATATGTTCCTGGGAATTACCATTAATAACATTCGGGTTTCGCTTATGGCTTTTAGTATGGGAATCCTGGCGGGTATTGGCACTGTATTTATCTTAATGCAAAACGCAGTGATGTTAGGATCTTTTCAGTACTTTTTTTATGACCAGGGTTTACTCTGGGAATCTGCCAGAACTATATGGATTCACGGAACTATAGAAATTTCAGTGATAATTATTGCAGGCTGCGCAGGACTTGTAGTTGGAAAAAGTATACTTTTTCCCGGCACTTACACCCGATTAACATCCTTCGTAAATGGAGTTAAAAACGGACTTAAAATTGTGATAAGTACCATTCCGTTTTTTATCATTGCGGGATTTCTGGAAGGGTTTGTAACTCGACTAACCCAAATGCCCGACTGGCTGGCGATTTTAATTATTTTAAGCTCTTTAGCACTCATTTTATTTTACTATATCTTTTATCCCATATTTCTACATAAAAAACAACAAATTCATGAAGCAGGATTATATTGA